The Stenotrophomonas indicatrix DNA segment GTCTGACGGACAGCGGATTACTTGATGTTGGCCAGCTTCAGGCTGGACGGCGAGCTGACTTCGATTTCCGCACGCGAGGCATCGCGCTGGATCTTGCCGATCACGCACACGGTCTTGCCTTCCAGGGTTTCCAGCGGGAAGGAGAACTTGCCGCGGTTCTCGCCGGCGATGCGTGCCGAGAAGGTGTGGCGCGGGAAGGCGCCGCCCATGTACAGGAAGGTCGGCTGGCCTTCGGAACCTTCTGCGAAGCGGGCCTTTTCGACCTTGCCGCAGACCATGCCGTCCTTGCCGACGGCGCGCGGTGCCATCTCCGGCGGAATCATCTCGGCCGACTGCGCGAAGGCGGAGGAAGCGGTGGTGGCCAGGACGGCAGCCGAAACGAACGCAAGCAGGGACTTCATCGGGGTGATTCTCCGGGGATGGTGATGGTGGATCCGGCCTTGGCGCGTTCCTGCGCGACCGGCTTCTGTCCCCCTATCGGCGTGGATGAGGGGAACTGAAGGGCTGCGTAACAGAAACGTGAAGAAGGTCCGTTTGATCAGGCGGCAGCGTCTTCGACGACGTGGGTCTGGCCCATGTCGGCGCTGTCGAGCAAGGTTTCGATGTCCAGCAGGATCAGCATGCGGTCGTCGTGGGTGCCGATGCCGGAGATGAAGCGGGTATCCACGGCTGCACCGAATTCCGGGGTCGGGCGGATCTGCTCGGCCGACAGCGGGATCACGTCGGAGACGCTGTCGACCACGATGCCGACCACGCGGTCTTCCACGTTGAGCACGATCATCACGGTGAAGGCGTCGTAGCGGGCATCTTCCAGGCGCAGCTTCAGGCGCAGGTCGATCACCGGCACGATGGTGCCGCGCAGGTTGATGACACCCTTGATGTAATCCGGGGCATCGGGGACGCGGGTGACGGCGTCGTAGCCACGGATTTCCTGCACCTTGAGGATGTCCACGCCGTAGTGCTCGGCACCGAGGGTGAAGCTGAGGAATTCGCCATCGGCGCCGGCGGCGGAGCTGTTCTTGTCGTTCATCGAGGGGTCCTGGTTCTGCCGGAAGTGCCGGTGTCAGGCTCGATATCGGCCCCGTGGTGGGGGACTTTAGGCATCTGGTAGTGCCGGCCGCTGGCCGGCAGTTCCTGCATCCACGCATGGCGTGGATCTACTGGGGCCTGCATCCGCGCGGCTTCGGGGTTGCCGGCCAGCGGCCGGCACTACCACCGGGGATGGGTAGTGCCGGCCGCTGGCCGGCAGATCCCGTTGTGGGGATGTCAGAGCTCGCCGTTCCTGCGTGCCTTGCGCTGGCGGTCGATGCGGAAGATGTAGCGCTGGATGGCGCTGTCGCCGCCACGGGGCAGTTCGTCGAAGCGCATGCCGACGCGCTTGACCTCGGTGCCGTTGGGCAGGCGTTGCGGCAGCAGGTTGCAGACCACAAGTTCGATCTGCAGGTCCGGGCCATCGGGCATCGACAATTGAGCCCGGTAGCGCTGCTGCAGGCTGAAGATCGCGCAATCGACGGGCACGGTCACCGCCAGGCCGCCGCCACTGATGTCCACCACCCGCATCGACAAGGCGTCGGCGCGGGCCTCGCCCGGTGGCAGCAGCAGCTGCGGTGAATCGGTGATGGGGGTCTCCAGCCGGTACAGTTCACGCCGCTGCAGGTGCACCAGTTCATCGGGCAGCGGTGCACGGAACGCCACATGGCCCTCGTTGTCCACGCGTTGCAGGTCATGCAGGCGGAAACGCACCATCACCCGTTCCAGCTGGGCGAAGCAGAGGAGGTGGTCGGCCTGTTCGGCGGCGCGGTTGGAGGCTTCCTGCGGGCTGCCATCAAGCAGCAGGATGTCCTCGTCGTCGTCCAGTTCGAGCAGGGCGGTCGGGAAGGAGCGATCGCGGCCGTCGATATGGGCGTTGATCAGTGATCGCTGGTCGATCAGGGAGCGCAGCAGCTGCCGCACCTGGCGGGGATTGCGGACCAGGAAGCGATCGTCTGCGGTGTCAGCCGCATGGACTTCGAGCGGTGCAGTGTCGTGGCCGTCGGACATGGAGTCTGTGGTCAGGGGCGGGCGCCGACGCGTGTGCGCGCGTGGCTCGAAGGAAGTATCGGCTGCGTTGCGGATTTATGTAGCGCCGAACGTGTTCGACTGCTTCGTTGTGCCATGCCGGACGCCTTAGGGCAAGCTGGACGCTGGAGCCGGGCATGGCCCGGCGTTGCCTGTCCGCTGACGGGGTGGCGCGGGCCACCCCGATGCTGCGATCAGAACTCCTGCCAGTCGCCGTCGCCGGCCAGCGCCGGCTGCGCAACGGGCTTGCGCACGCGCGAAGGTGCTGCGACGGGTGCGGGCATCGCCTTGCGCGGAGCACTGCTGGCCATGGCCGTCGCTGCACGCGGCATCGCATTGCCCACGCTTGGTGCGGCCAGGCGGAAGCGTGCAACGGCCTCGCCCAGCTGCGCGGCCTGGTCTTCCATCGCCCGCGCGGCAGCTGTGGCTTCTTCCACCAGCGCGGCGTTCTGCTGGGTGGTTTCGTCCATCTGCACCACGGTCTGGTTGACCTGCTCGATGCCTGCAGACTGTTCCTGCGAGGCGGCAGAAATCTCGGCCATGATGTCGGTCACGCGCTGCACCGACGCGACGATCTCGCCCATGGTGCTGCCGGCCTGGTGGACCAGGCTGGAACCCTCGGCGACCTTGCCGACCGATTCGTCGATCAGGCCCTTGATCTCCTTGGCGGCGGCGGCCGAGCGCTGGGCGAGGGTACGCACCTCGCTGGCGACCACGGCGAAGCCACGGCCCTGTTCGCCGGCGCGGGCGGCTTCCACTGCGGCATTCAGCGCCAGGATGTTGGTCTGGAAGGCGATGCCATCGATGACCGAGATGATCTCGGCGATCTTCTTCGAGGAGGCTTCGATGGCCGACATGGTGGTGACCACCTGGCCAACCACTTCGCCGCCCTGCGAGGCCACGCCGTGTGCACCGATGGCGAGCTGGTTGGCCTGGCGCGCATGTTCGGCGTTCTGGCGCACGGTGGAGGTCAGTTCCTCCATCGAGGCGGCGGTTTCTTCCAGATTCGCGGCCTGCTGCTCGGTACGGCGCGACAGATCGCTGTTGCCCGAGGCGATTTCGCCCGAGGCCAGGGTGATGCTCGAGGTGCTGGCCTGGATCTGGCTGACGATCTGGGTCAACTGGGCGACGGTGGTGTTGGCATCGTCACGCATGCGGGCGAACACGCCGTGGAACTGGCCGTCCATGCGTGCGGTCAGGTCGCCCGCGGCGATGGACTGCAGCAGCTGCGACAGCTGGCCAAGATTGCCGTCGGCGACCTCCATCATGCTGTTGAGCTGCTCGATCATCACGCGGAAGTCGTGATCGAAGCGCTGTGCATTGCCGCGCTGGCTGAAGTCGCCGGCGGCAGCGGCCGATGCCAGCTGCTGGATCTGCGTGTTGATCGCCAGCAGGCTGGCCTTGGCCGCATCCATCGATTCGTGCAGGATCGCGCGGCTGCCCGGCAACCGGCGCGCATCGGGGGTGAGGTTGCCGGTGGCGTACTGGTTGAGCACATCGATGGCATCACGGATCGCATCGAGATGTTCGAAGATCACCGTGTTGATGCCGCCGGCGAGCTGGCCATAGACGCCCGGGAAGTCTTCCGGAATGCGGTGGCTGATATCGGGGCCGGCATGCATCTGTGCCATCAGCTGGGTCTGCTCGGAGAAGCGACGCAGCATCGCGGTCATCTCCGCGGTGGCCGCCAGCATGCGACCCGCCTCATCCTTGCCGGTGGCCTGGGTGGTGACGCTGAGATCGCCGCGGGCGACGGCCTGGATGGCATGCACGGCCTTGCCCAGCGGGCCGACCACGGCGCGCGAGATGATCACGGCCAGGGTGGCGGCGACCACGACCAGCAGCACGATGGCGGCGATGATGGCCAGCATGCTGTTGCGGTGGGTCGCGTTGGCGTCGTCGATCTTGCCCTGCATCTGGGTTCCCAGCAGCGCACCCAGTGCCTTCAGGTCTTCGAAGGCTTTGCGGCGCAGTGGGCGCGACTGCTCATCGGAAATCTGCCGGGCCGCTTCGCCATCACCGGCGGTGGCCGCTTCGCGCAACTTGGTATTGGCGGCGAAGTA contains these protein-coding regions:
- a CDS encoding methyl-accepting chemotaxis protein, producing MKWFHDLPIARKLAVGFTLTTLMTVVLGAFALVRLSEANAKLTSMATNDIPSVQYLGEVRSQLGEFRTYELAQISMLDQPEKVADYNKRMNDTAAVVREQLTAYAKLPAGDKERALYQAVQADVDGYFAANTKLREAATAGDGEAARQISDEQSRPLRRKAFEDLKALGALLGTQMQGKIDDANATHRNSMLAIIAAIVLLVVVAATLAVIISRAVVGPLGKAVHAIQAVARGDLSVTTQATGKDEAGRMLAATAEMTAMLRRFSEQTQLMAQMHAGPDISHRIPEDFPGVYGQLAGGINTVIFEHLDAIRDAIDVLNQYATGNLTPDARRLPGSRAILHESMDAAKASLLAINTQIQQLASAAAAGDFSQRGNAQRFDHDFRVMIEQLNSMMEVADGNLGQLSQLLQSIAAGDLTARMDGQFHGVFARMRDDANTTVAQLTQIVSQIQASTSSITLASGEIASGNSDLSRRTEQQAANLEETAASMEELTSTVRQNAEHARQANQLAIGAHGVASQGGEVVGQVVTTMSAIEASSKKIAEIISVIDGIAFQTNILALNAAVEAARAGEQGRGFAVVASEVRTLAQRSAAAAKEIKGLIDESVGKVAEGSSLVHQAGSTMGEIVASVQRVTDIMAEISAASQEQSAGIEQVNQTVVQMDETTQQNAALVEEATAAARAMEDQAAQLGEAVARFRLAAPSVGNAMPRAATAMASSAPRKAMPAPVAAPSRVRKPVAQPALAGDGDWQEF
- a CDS encoding chemotaxis protein CheW, translated to MNDKNSSAAGADGEFLSFTLGAEHYGVDILKVQEIRGYDAVTRVPDAPDYIKGVINLRGTIVPVIDLRLKLRLEDARYDAFTVMIVLNVEDRVVGIVVDSVSDVIPLSAEQIRPTPEFGAAVDTRFISGIGTHDDRMLILLDIETLLDSADMGQTHVVEDAAA
- a CDS encoding flagellar brake protein, coding for MSDGHDTAPLEVHAADTADDRFLVRNPRQVRQLLRSLIDQRSLINAHIDGRDRSFPTALLELDDDEDILLLDGSPQEASNRAAEQADHLLCFAQLERVMVRFRLHDLQRVDNEGHVAFRAPLPDELVHLQRRELYRLETPITDSPQLLLPPGEARADALSMRVVDISGGGLAVTVPVDCAIFSLQQRYRAQLSMPDGPDLQIELVVCNLLPQRLPNGTEVKRVGMRFDELPRGGDSAIQRYIFRIDRQRKARRNGEL